Below is a genomic region from Bradyrhizobium sp. 1(2017).
TGGAGCTGATCGCGAGCTACTGCCTGACCGAGCCGGGCGCCGGCTCGGACGCGGCGGCGTTGCGCACCCGCGCGGTGCGCGAGGGCGACCACTACGTGCTCAACGGCCAGAAGCAGTTCATTTCGGGCGCCGGCGGCACCGATCTGCTGGTTGCGATGGTCAGGACCGGCGGCGACGGTCCCGGCGGCATCTCGACCCTCGTCATCGACGGCAAGACACCGGGCGTTTCCTTCGGCGCCAATGAGCGCAAGATGGGCTGGAACGCGCAGCCGACCCGCGCCGTGATGTTCGAGAACGCCCGCGTGCCGGTCGCCAACCGCCTCGGCGAGGAGGGCATCGGCTTCAAGATCGCGATGGCCGGCCTCGATGGCGGCCGCCTCAACATCACCGCCTGTTCACTGGGTGGCGCGCAGGCCGCGCTCGACAAGGCGCGCAGCTACATGAAGGAGCGCAAGGCGTTCGGAAAACGGCTCGACGAATTCCAGGCGCTCCAATTCCGCCTCGCTGATATGGCGATCGAGCTAGAGGCCGCGCGCACCTTCCTGTGGCGTGCTGCGGCGGCGCTGGATCGCAAGGATCCGGATGCCACCATGCTGTGCGCGATGGCCAAGCGGTTCGGCACCGATGTCGGCTTCGAAGTCGCCAACCACGCGCTGCAGCTTCACGGCGGCTACGGCTATCTCAGCGAATACGGCATCGAGAAGATCGTGCGCGATCTGCGCGTGCACCAGATCCTCGAAGGCACCAACGAAATCATGCGGCTCATCGTGGCGCGCAAATTGATCGAGGGCGCGCGATGAGCGCAGTGGAAGAGGGCGATCTCGTCGTTCGCCGCGAGGGCGCCGCGGGCGTGATCCGGCTCAACCGGCCCAAGGCGCTCAACGCCATGACGCTGGAGATGTCCATCGGCATCGACGCGGCGCTGGACCGCTTCGAGACGGATCCTGCAGTCGCGCTGATCATTCTGGAAGGGGCCGGCGAGCGTGGTCTCTGCGCCGGCGGCGACATTCGCGGCCTCTGGGAGAGCTCGCGCGAGGGCGGCGACCTCGGCGCGCGGTTCTGGCGCCAGGAATACGTGATG
It encodes:
- a CDS encoding isobutyryl-CoA dehydrogenase, producing MQFALNGDQVAVRDMALAFAAEKIAPHALRWDEEKYFPVDVMREAASLGMGGIYIREDVGGSAMSRFDAALIFEALATGCPTTSAFISIHNMASWMIDAFGSDTQRQKWLPKLCTMELIASYCLTEPGAGSDAAALRTRAVREGDHYVLNGQKQFISGAGGTDLLVAMVRTGGDGPGGISTLVIDGKTPGVSFGANERKMGWNAQPTRAVMFENARVPVANRLGEEGIGFKIAMAGLDGGRLNITACSLGGAQAALDKARSYMKERKAFGKRLDEFQALQFRLADMAIELEAARTFLWRAAAALDRKDPDATMLCAMAKRFGTDVGFEVANHALQLHGGYGYLSEYGIEKIVRDLRVHQILEGTNEIMRLIVARKLIEGAR